The following are encoded together in the Acidobacteriota bacterium genome:
- a CDS encoding PQQ-binding-like beta-propeller repeat protein gives MQSARGKPALSVRTALGTALALSAVASAYAGDWPQFRGPTGQGHAPDESVPLTWSETKNIAWKVPVPGRGWSSPVIGGGRAWLTTAVTDRDAGTSLRLLAYDVARGATAMDVEVFAIPDTTLLNQKNSFASPTPVIDPDGERVYVHFGPRGTAAVAVAGERRDGVLWRTRFPYTSQHGNGGSPILHDGLLIVSIDGYDTAFLVAVDAETGEERWRSVRPSPISQAYSTPLAIEVGDTPQIVNVSAFRASAHEPATGREIWQVEYPGGFSNVSRPVHGHGLVYLSTGFNEPVLLAVRPTGKGDVTDSEVAWRLRRGAPLTVSPILVGDELYTVTDSGIATCIDALTGDIHWQQRLGGNHSASPVFAGGRIYFQNEEGVTTVIEPGPEFEQLARNEIDGSTLASIAVSDGAFLVRTGTHLYRIEESH, from the coding sequence ATGCAAAGCGCTCGCGGAAAACCTGCGCTGAGCGTCCGAACGGCGCTCGGTACGGCACTGGCCCTGTCCGCGGTTGCCTCCGCTTACGCCGGTGACTGGCCGCAGTTCCGGGGACCGACCGGGCAGGGGCACGCGCCGGACGAGTCGGTGCCTCTGACCTGGAGCGAGACGAAGAATATCGCCTGGAAAGTGCCGGTCCCGGGCCGCGGCTGGTCGTCGCCGGTGATCGGTGGCGGTCGGGCCTGGCTGACAACGGCGGTGACCGATCGCGACGCCGGAACATCGCTGCGACTGCTCGCGTACGACGTGGCCCGCGGCGCCACCGCGATGGACGTCGAGGTGTTCGCGATTCCCGACACGACGCTCCTCAACCAGAAGAACAGCTTCGCCTCTCCCACGCCGGTCATCGATCCGGATGGCGAACGCGTTTACGTCCACTTCGGCCCCCGGGGCACGGCGGCAGTCGCCGTCGCCGGCGAGCGGAGAGACGGAGTGCTCTGGCGAACCCGCTTTCCCTACACGTCGCAACACGGAAACGGCGGCTCGCCGATCCTCCACGACGGGCTGCTCATCGTCAGCATCGACGGCTACGACACCGCTTTCCTGGTCGCGGTAGACGCCGAGACCGGCGAGGAGCGCTGGCGATCCGTGAGGCCTTCGCCGATCTCGCAGGCCTACTCCACGCCGCTCGCGATCGAGGTGGGGGACACACCGCAGATCGTCAACGTCAGCGCTTTCCGCGCCTCGGCGCACGAGCCGGCGACCGGCCGTGAGATCTGGCAAGTCGAGTATCCGGGCGGCTTCTCCAACGTCTCCCGGCCGGTCCACGGCCACGGCCTCGTCTACCTGTCGACCGGCTTCAACGAACCCGTGCTGCTCGCGGTCCGCCCGACCGGCAAAGGGGACGTGACGGACTCGGAGGTCGCGTGGCGCCTCCGCCGCGGCGCCCCGCTGACGGTGTCGCCGATTCTGGTCGGCGATGAGCTCTACACCGTGACCGACTCCGGCATCGCCACCTGCATCGACGCCTTGACCGGCGACATCCACTGGCAACAGCGGCTCGGCGGCAACCACTCCGCTTCACCGGTCTTCGCCGGAGGCCGGATCTACTTCCAGAACGAGGAAGGGGTCACTACGGTCATCGAACCCGGCCCCGAGTTCGAGCAGCTGGCCCGCAACGAAATCGACGGCTCGACCCTTGCCTCCATCGCCGTCTCGGACGGCGCCTTCCTCGTCCGCACCGGCACGCATCTGTATCGGATCGAAGAGTCGCACTAG
- a CDS encoding ABC transporter ATP-binding protein, translated as MLVFDHVSKCFGDLRAVDDLSFELEAGEVFGLLGPNGAGKTTAINMAVGLLEPDEGVVRFADEAFDRNPRDAENRRSLGLAPQSIALYEQISGADNLRFFGRLHGLRGTDLEERVAACLDFADLTDVGKKVVSKYSGGMQRRLNLAVAIIHDPELVLLDEPTVGVDPQSRNAIFERVEQLRDGGKQVVYTTHYMEEAQRLCDRVAIIDHGRLMALDTVPALIAAHGGPGNLEVRTGDGESRHETTDPLATLAELQARQAVDHFQYLPPDLETVFLNLTGRALRD; from the coding sequence ATGCTCGTGTTCGACCATGTCAGCAAGTGCTTCGGCGACCTGCGCGCGGTCGACGACCTGTCCTTCGAACTCGAGGCCGGCGAAGTGTTCGGGCTGCTTGGGCCCAACGGCGCCGGCAAGACGACGGCGATCAACATGGCGGTCGGTCTGCTCGAACCGGACGAAGGGGTGGTCCGTTTCGCGGACGAGGCCTTCGACCGGAACCCGCGCGACGCGGAGAACCGCAGGTCCCTGGGTCTGGCCCCGCAGTCGATCGCCCTCTATGAGCAGATCAGCGGCGCCGACAACCTGCGCTTCTTCGGCCGCCTGCACGGTCTCCGGGGAACCGACCTGGAAGAACGCGTCGCCGCCTGCCTCGACTTCGCCGATCTGACGGACGTCGGGAAGAAAGTCGTATCCAAGTACTCCGGCGGCATGCAGCGGCGACTCAACCTGGCGGTCGCGATCATCCACGACCCGGAGCTCGTGCTCCTCGACGAGCCGACGGTCGGCGTCGATCCCCAATCGAGGAACGCGATCTTCGAGCGCGTCGAACAGCTCAGGGACGGAGGCAAGCAGGTCGTCTACACCACCCACTACATGGAAGAGGCCCAGCGTCTCTGCGACCGGGTCGCAATCATCGATCACGGCCGGCTGATGGCACTCGACACGGTGCCGGCACTGATCGCGGCCCATGGCGGTCCCGGCAACCTGGAGGTCCGGACCGGCGACGGCGAGTCACGCCACGAGACGACCGATCCGCTCGCAACGCTCGCCGAACTCCAGGCCCGGCAGGCGGTGGACCACTTCCAGTACCTGCCGCCGGATTTGGAAACAGTCTTCCTCAATCTCACCGGCAGAGCGCTGCGGGACTAG
- a CDS encoding metal-dependent hydrolase, whose protein sequence is MTLELTFLGHSGFLMSDGEHTLAIDPFLTGNPVATMAAGDVRCDAIALTHGHADHFGDTLAIAQANNANVIAAFEMCNYLQEQGHDNVNPGNPGGRIEAPFGWVAFTHAFHSSSFEGQYMGMPCGLVVHMGGKTVYHCGDTGLFGDMKLIGEIYRPDAACVPIGDRFTMGPELATKAAELIGAPVAIPIHYGTWPPIAQDPADFAPAGVEVKVMAPGDTLAI, encoded by the coding sequence ATGACGCTCGAACTCACCTTCCTCGGCCATTCCGGCTTCCTGATGAGCGACGGGGAGCACACTCTGGCCATCGACCCCTTCCTCACCGGCAATCCGGTAGCGACGATGGCGGCCGGCGACGTCAGGTGCGACGCCATCGCCCTCACCCACGGCCACGCGGACCACTTCGGCGACACCTTGGCCATCGCCCAGGCCAACAACGCGAACGTGATCGCCGCGTTCGAGATGTGCAACTACCTGCAGGAGCAGGGGCACGACAACGTGAACCCCGGCAACCCCGGCGGCAGGATCGAGGCGCCGTTCGGCTGGGTCGCCTTCACCCACGCCTTTCACTCCTCGTCCTTCGAAGGGCAGTACATGGGGATGCCCTGCGGCCTGGTCGTTCACATGGGCGGCAAGACGGTCTACCACTGCGGCGACACGGGGCTCTTCGGCGACATGAAGCTGATCGGCGAGATCTACAGGCCGGACGCCGCCTGCGTACCGATCGGCGACCGCTTCACGATGGGTCCGGAACTGGCAACGAAGGCAGCCGAACTGATCGGCGCGCCGGTAGCGATCCCGATCCACTACGGAACCTGGCCGCCGATCGCGCAGGACCCTGCCGACTTCGCGCCAGCCGGCGTCGAAGTCAAGGTCATGGCGCCGGGCGATACGCTCGCCATCTGA
- a CDS encoding ABC transporter permease, with product MNKIVAMAAKDIHILFRDKLGFFFTIFFPLMMAIFFGAMFAGLSRGPASIPIALVDADRTAGSARFVGRLEAAGGLAIERIPGDQALEQVRRGQTAVLVTLRPGFGAALDNPFVATPEVEMSVDPTQFAAAGMVRGVLLEAAGAELQAFMSDPSRMSVTNEQNRRLIEQFSPPSEARDDLLNVLDQIPRIPVLIDEAGLDSVTTGATGGFGPPLEIEQTQVQAQRRGPTNSYATSFAQAMLWTLIGGSVSFSMSIAIERSRGTLMRLLVAPITARQLLAAKGLACLGATLFTSSALITLGITVFDVTPTSYPLLALALLCGSICFCGIMMVLSVIGRTEQAAAGVGWGIALPFTMLGGGMVPLFLMPEWMQTLGNVSPMKWTLMAYEGAIWRGFTLSEMLLPCAVLVAIGVVAFSIGATRLRWDTG from the coding sequence GTGAACAAGATCGTCGCAATGGCCGCGAAGGACATCCACATCCTCTTCCGGGACAAGCTGGGCTTCTTCTTCACGATCTTCTTCCCGTTGATGATGGCGATCTTCTTCGGCGCCATGTTCGCCGGCCTGAGCCGCGGACCGGCGAGTATTCCGATCGCCCTGGTCGACGCGGACAGGACCGCCGGTTCAGCGCGCTTCGTCGGGAGGCTCGAGGCCGCCGGCGGACTCGCCATCGAGCGGATTCCAGGCGACCAGGCGCTGGAGCAGGTGCGCCGGGGCCAGACCGCCGTCCTGGTCACCTTGAGGCCCGGCTTCGGGGCCGCCCTGGACAATCCCTTCGTGGCGACACCCGAAGTCGAGATGAGCGTCGATCCAACGCAGTTCGCCGCTGCCGGGATGGTCCGCGGCGTCCTGCTCGAAGCGGCCGGAGCCGAACTGCAGGCGTTCATGAGCGATCCCTCCCGCATGTCCGTAACCAACGAGCAGAACCGGCGCCTGATCGAGCAGTTCAGCCCTCCCTCGGAGGCCCGCGACGACCTCCTGAACGTTCTCGACCAGATCCCCCGCATTCCGGTGCTGATCGACGAAGCGGGGCTGGACTCGGTCACGACGGGCGCGACCGGCGGATTCGGCCCTCCACTCGAGATCGAACAGACCCAGGTCCAGGCGCAGAGACGTGGACCCACCAACTCCTACGCCACCTCCTTCGCGCAGGCCATGCTCTGGACCCTGATCGGCGGTTCCGTGTCCTTCAGCATGTCGATCGCGATCGAGCGGAGCCGCGGCACGCTGATGCGGCTGCTGGTGGCACCGATCACGGCCCGTCAACTCCTGGCCGCCAAGGGACTGGCCTGCCTCGGCGCAACCCTGTTCACGAGCTCCGCCCTGATCACGCTCGGTATCACCGTGTTCGACGTGACGCCCACTTCCTATCCACTTCTCGCTCTGGCCCTTCTCTGCGGCTCGATCTGCTTCTGCGGAATCATGATGGTGCTCAGCGTCATCGGTCGCACGGAGCAGGCGGCCGCCGGAGTCGGATGGGGCATCGCGCTTCCCTTCACCATGCTCGGCGGCGGCATGGTGCCCTTGTTCCTGATGCCGGAGTGGATGCAGACCCTCGGCAACGTCAGCCCGATGAAGTGGACGCTGATGGCGTACGAGGGCGCGATCTGGCGCGGCTTCACGCTGAGCGAGATGCTATTGCCCTGCGCCGTGCTGGTGGCCATCGGAGTCGTCGCCTTTTCGATCGGCGCCACGCGCCTGCGCTGGGACACGGGCTGA
- a CDS encoding DegT/DnrJ/EryC1/StrS family aminotransferase, with amino-acid sequence MAGRGSSTKLALLGGTPVRAEAWPQWPARGADEERALIEALRDGDWGGFPLPNERSAAFAAAFAERHDSEHALCVANGTVSLEVALQAMGVEPGAEVIVPAYTFEATASAALFAGCVPVFADIDQETWCIDVESAANLVTERTQAIVPVHLAMTIADLDAIASLAEKHGLAVLEDCAHAHGARWRGRGVGSWGDAGSFSFQTSKLMTAGEGGIVTTSDDAVLDGLHALVNCGRQRSGAAEPAAVIGHNYRMTDLQAAILEVQLERLDHQHEVRAANAQRLRAAIEDIDGLTNLGIDSRVTTQAIYQFVFRFDSNAFSGIDRDVFVAALQAEGVPADGRFYESLPMSELLRPDPDRYPTWSAALVNAPTADCPNAERAAYRESVWLPHQVLLGTETDVDDIVEAVLKVQRAAADLAGLETAEVERLRRARSAR; translated from the coding sequence GTGGCCGGCCGCGGATCCTCCACCAAGCTCGCCCTGCTCGGCGGCACTCCGGTCCGCGCCGAGGCGTGGCCCCAATGGCCGGCTCGCGGCGCGGATGAGGAGCGGGCCCTGATCGAGGCGCTCCGGGACGGCGACTGGGGCGGCTTCCCGCTGCCGAACGAGCGCTCGGCCGCCTTCGCCGCCGCCTTCGCCGAACGCCACGACAGCGAACACGCCCTGTGCGTGGCGAACGGTACGGTCTCGCTCGAAGTCGCGCTCCAGGCGATGGGCGTTGAACCGGGCGCCGAGGTCATCGTGCCGGCCTACACCTTCGAGGCGACCGCCTCGGCCGCCCTGTTCGCGGGCTGCGTGCCGGTGTTCGCCGACATCGACCAGGAGACCTGGTGCATCGATGTCGAGTCGGCCGCGAACCTGGTCACGGAGCGCACCCAGGCGATCGTGCCGGTGCATCTGGCGATGACGATCGCCGACCTCGATGCGATCGCGTCGCTCGCCGAGAAGCACGGACTGGCCGTGCTCGAGGACTGCGCCCACGCCCACGGCGCCCGCTGGCGCGGGCGCGGCGTCGGCTCCTGGGGCGATGCCGGCTCCTTCAGCTTCCAGACCTCGAAGCTGATGACCGCGGGCGAGGGTGGCATCGTGACCACGTCTGACGACGCGGTGCTCGACGGCCTCCACGCCTTGGTGAACTGCGGCCGTCAGCGTTCTGGAGCCGCGGAGCCCGCCGCGGTGATCGGCCACAACTACCGGATGACCGATCTGCAGGCGGCGATCCTGGAAGTGCAGCTCGAGCGGCTCGACCACCAGCACGAGGTCCGCGCCGCCAACGCCCAGCGTCTGCGCGCGGCGATCGAGGACATCGACGGGCTCACGAATCTCGGCATCGACTCTCGCGTGACGACCCAGGCCATCTACCAGTTTGTGTTCCGTTTCGACAGCAACGCCTTCAGCGGCATCGACCGCGACGTCTTCGTCGCGGCCCTTCAGGCCGAAGGCGTTCCGGCCGACGGGCGCTTCTACGAGTCGCTGCCCATGAGCGAACTTCTTCGCCCCGACCCGGACCGCTACCCGACGTGGAGCGCGGCTCTGGTGAACGCGCCGACAGCAGACTGCCCGAACGCCGAGCGCGCCGCGTACCGCGAGTCCGTCTGGTTGCCCCACCAAGTCCTGCTCGGCACGGAGACCGACGTCGACGACATCGTCGAAGCCGTGCTCAAGGTGCAGCGCGCCGCAGCCGACCTCGCCGGACTCGAGACCGCAGAGGTCGAGCGCCTACGACGGGCGAGATCGGCCCGTTAG
- a CDS encoding alpha/beta fold hydrolase, whose product MIAVRICRIVETAVPVALTSVLATVMPLAAQTVDAAGHWEGSIETPGQALVVMVDLAETDGAWSGTIDIPAQGADGLPLSDVSVDTDSGAVRFTMQGVPGEPTFEGTLAAGEITGEFSQGPARLPFRLGREAVEVKAPSRPQEPEPPFPYDAEEVEYTARDVKIAGTLTLPPGDEEVPAALLISGSGALNRDLELAGHKPFLVLADHLTRLGIAVLRVDDRGIGGSTGSTWQSTSRDKANDVLFGVRFLRGHDRIDPERVGLIGISEGGLVAPLALNRVEPGTIAYAVLLAGPGVPGGDLLRQQLRRIAAADGAPAEMIEELAALQDKGLQIIASDMPRAEAEAALRQVAEEQMAASPETAQLSGEDLETALSAAVETNLSPWFRFFIRYDPQPALGGLAVPTLALFGGKDTQVDADQNQSAMETAFAGSGNRDITVRRFPEMNHLFQTAGSGSPNEYAQIEETMAPEVLDLIGSWIAQRFVD is encoded by the coding sequence ATGATCGCAGTCCGAATCTGCCGGATCGTAGAGACGGCCGTCCCCGTCGCACTCACGTCAGTGCTGGCTACCGTGATGCCGCTCGCGGCCCAGACCGTCGACGCCGCGGGCCACTGGGAAGGTTCGATCGAGACTCCTGGCCAGGCGCTCGTCGTCATGGTGGACCTGGCGGAGACCGACGGCGCATGGTCGGGGACCATCGACATCCCCGCCCAGGGCGCCGACGGCTTGCCGCTGTCGGACGTCAGCGTGGACACTGACAGCGGCGCGGTCCGTTTCACGATGCAAGGCGTACCCGGCGAGCCGACCTTCGAAGGCACGCTGGCCGCCGGCGAGATCACGGGAGAGTTCAGCCAGGGCCCGGCCCGGCTCCCGTTCAGACTGGGGCGGGAAGCGGTCGAGGTCAAGGCGCCGTCGCGTCCGCAGGAGCCGGAGCCGCCCTTCCCGTACGACGCCGAGGAAGTCGAGTACACAGCCCGGGACGTGAAGATCGCCGGCACCCTCACCCTGCCGCCGGGCGACGAAGAGGTCCCGGCCGCGCTGCTGATCAGCGGCAGCGGCGCCCTGAACCGCGATCTCGAACTCGCCGGCCACAAGCCCTTCCTCGTGCTCGCGGATCACCTGACCCGGCTCGGCATCGCCGTCCTGCGGGTCGACGACCGCGGCATCGGCGGTTCAACCGGCAGCACCTGGCAGTCGACATCCCGGGACAAGGCGAACGACGTTCTCTTCGGCGTGCGTTTCCTGCGCGGTCACGACCGGATCGACCCGGAGCGCGTCGGCTTGATCGGCATCTCCGAGGGCGGTCTCGTGGCCCCGCTGGCGCTCAACCGGGTCGAGCCCGGCACGATCGCGTACGCCGTCCTGCTGGCCGGACCGGGGGTGCCCGGCGGCGACCTGCTGCGCCAGCAGCTCCGGAGAATCGCGGCGGCGGACGGCGCCCCGGCGGAGATGATCGAGGAACTCGCCGCCCTTCAGGACAAGGGACTTCAGATCATCGCCTCCGACATGCCTCGCGCCGAGGCGGAAGCCGCTCTGCGACAGGTCGCGGAAGAGCAGATGGCGGCCTCGCCCGAGACCGCCCAACTCAGCGGCGAGGACCTGGAAACTGCCCTGTCGGCCGCAGTCGAAACGAACCTCAGTCCCTGGTTCCGGTTCTTCATCCGCTACGACCCGCAGCCCGCCCTGGGAGGGCTCGCCGTGCCGACGCTCGCCCTGTTCGGCGGCAAGGACACCCAGGTAGACGCCGATCAGAACCAGTCCGCCATGGAAACCGCGTTCGCCGGCTCCGGCAACCGGGACATCACCGTGCGCCGCTTTCCGGAGATGAACCACCTGTTCCAGACCGCCGGCAGTGGATCACCCAACGAGTACGCCCAGATCGAGGAGACGATGGCGCCCGAGGTTCTCGATCTGATTGGAAGCTGGATCGCCCAGCGCTTCGTCGACTGA
- a CDS encoding 2Fe-2S iron-sulfur cluster-binding protein — MPKITYIDQDGGSRVVDAPVGDSVMESAVDNDIDGIVAACGGNCSCSTCHVYIDEAWVKAVGPRHEEEEFTLEYGIDVRPTSRLSCQIRVTEELDGLVVHLPAEQAE, encoded by the coding sequence ATGCCGAAGATCACCTACATCGACCAGGACGGCGGCTCGCGCGTGGTCGACGCGCCGGTCGGAGACTCCGTCATGGAAAGCGCGGTCGACAATGACATCGACGGCATCGTCGCGGCCTGCGGCGGCAACTGCTCCTGCAGCACCTGCCACGTCTACATCGACGAAGCCTGGGTCAAGGCGGTCGGTCCCCGCCACGAGGAGGAAGAGTTCACGCTCGAGTACGGCATCGACGTGCGCCCCACGAGCCGCCTGAGCTGCCAGATCCGAGTGACCGAGGAACTGGACGGCCTGGTCGTCCATCTACCCGCCGAACAGGCGGAGTAG
- a CDS encoding ribokinase, protein MAGPLLVIGSVNYDLIFRHARLPQAGETISGTELFESCGGKGANQAVAAVRCRGHLGNAAPPVLFGGAVGNDAHAAAQRRVFEEDELDTRYLLVLDDCHTGLSAVWVEAGTGDNRIMNSPGANSRLTADALAATPIEEAGLLLIQNETPADGVRSAVERAHGAGVPVIWNPAPIDEASDPGLDPRHIDWITPNEVECAVLLGRTGERIDAGSAADAAAELLRLGYRGAILTLGPAGVLVAKPGSPAELIPAPQVDAVDTTGAGDAFNGAFAAAMLATSGSHEAAAFGVRYASDSVTRHGTQTSFARW, encoded by the coding sequence TTGGCCGGCCCCCTGCTCGTCATCGGCTCGGTCAACTACGACCTGATCTTCCGGCATGCTCGCCTGCCCCAGGCCGGCGAGACGATCTCCGGCACCGAGCTGTTCGAGTCCTGCGGCGGCAAGGGCGCGAACCAGGCGGTGGCCGCCGTGCGTTGCCGCGGCCACCTCGGCAACGCCGCACCGCCCGTTCTCTTCGGCGGCGCGGTCGGCAACGACGCCCACGCCGCAGCCCAACGGCGCGTCTTTGAAGAAGACGAACTCGACACCCGCTACCTTCTCGTCCTCGACGACTGCCACACCGGTCTCTCAGCCGTCTGGGTCGAGGCCGGCACCGGCGACAACCGGATCATGAACTCGCCAGGGGCGAACAGCCGGCTGACTGCGGACGCGCTGGCCGCGACGCCGATCGAGGAAGCGGGGCTGCTCCTGATCCAGAACGAAACCCCGGCAGACGGTGTCCGGAGCGCCGTCGAACGCGCTCACGGCGCGGGCGTACCGGTGATCTGGAACCCGGCGCCCATCGACGAGGCGAGCGACCCGGGACTCGATCCCCGGCACATCGACTGGATCACACCGAACGAAGTGGAGTGCGCGGTGCTGTTGGGCCGGACCGGTGAGCGGATCGACGCCGGCAGCGCCGCCGACGCCGCGGCCGAGTTGCTCAGGCTCGGCTACCGCGGCGCGATCCTGACCCTGGGCCCGGCCGGAGTCCTGGTCGCGAAGCCGGGGTCGCCGGCGGAGTTGATCCCCGCGCCGCAGGTCGACGCGGTCGACACGACCGGTGCCGGCGACGCCTTCAACGGCGCCTTCGCCGCCGCCATGCTTGCCACCTCCGGTAGCCACGAGGCCGCGGCCTTCGGCGTCCGCTACGCCAGCGACTCCGTGACCAGGCACGGCACGCAGACCTCCTTCGCGCGCTGGTAG
- a CDS encoding DUF1552 domain-containing protein, with protein sequence MNLRQPLDRRTFLRASGVALALPMLESMTPGLAHAAAGGPRRMVNICNTLGLYKEAWFPKTAGAGYETTEYLSLLEKHRENFTLFSGFSHEEQTGRQPHNSEITFLTAARRPGLDGFRNTISMDQVAANHLGYTTRFPSVVLGTAAPQSQSYTRSGAMVPAQTSPANLFRQLFLQGTPEEVEREKQSLNDGGSILDRLKSQTSALRRRVSLADQVKLDSYFNAVRTAELDLAEVKAWQQKPKPVVDVEPPVDIPSRSDLIGRIKLMFRMIPLILETDSSRVISLMIQDHGVVIDVPGVNFDQHSLSHHGQDPAKIAQLKKIETEIVESFDDLLTDLGERGDGNGSLLDNTAVLFGSNLGNANSHEPKDLPILVAGGGFSHGQHIVHEGGHNAPLCNLYVTLLQSMGVETDSFGQSSGTLTWA encoded by the coding sequence ATGAACCTGAGACAGCCATTGGACCGCCGCACGTTCCTGCGCGCCTCGGGTGTCGCTCTCGCCTTGCCGATGCTCGAGTCGATGACCCCGGGGCTGGCGCACGCAGCGGCTGGCGGGCCCCGGCGAATGGTCAACATCTGCAACACGCTCGGTCTCTACAAGGAGGCCTGGTTTCCCAAGACGGCCGGCGCCGGCTACGAGACGACCGAGTATCTGTCGCTGCTCGAGAAGCACCGGGAGAACTTCACGCTGTTCTCCGGGTTCTCGCACGAGGAGCAGACCGGCCGCCAGCCGCACAACTCCGAGATCACCTTCCTGACGGCCGCCCGGCGACCCGGTCTCGACGGTTTCCGGAACACGATCTCGATGGACCAGGTGGCCGCGAATCATCTCGGGTACACGACCCGCTTCCCGTCCGTCGTGCTCGGCACGGCGGCTCCGCAGAGTCAGTCATACACCAGGAGCGGCGCCATGGTGCCGGCCCAGACGAGCCCGGCGAACCTGTTCCGGCAGTTGTTCCTGCAGGGCACCCCGGAGGAGGTCGAGCGCGAGAAGCAGAGCCTGAACGACGGCGGCAGCATCCTCGATCGGCTCAAGTCGCAGACTTCGGCGCTGCGACGGCGGGTGAGCCTGGCCGACCAGGTGAAGCTGGACTCCTACTTCAACGCGGTGCGCACGGCCGAACTCGACCTCGCCGAGGTCAAGGCCTGGCAGCAGAAGCCGAAGCCGGTGGTCGATGTCGAGCCGCCGGTCGACATTCCGTCGCGCTCGGATCTGATCGGCCGCATCAAGCTGATGTTCCGGATGATCCCGCTGATTCTGGAGACCGACTCGTCTCGCGTCATCAGCCTGATGATCCAGGATCACGGCGTTGTGATCGACGTCCCGGGCGTCAACTTCGATCAGCACAGCCTGTCGCATCACGGCCAGGATCCGGCGAAGATCGCGCAGCTCAAGAAGATCGAGACCGAGATCGTCGAGAGTTTCGACGATCTCCTGACCGACCTGGGGGAGCGCGGTGACGGCAACGGTTCGCTGCTCGATAACACGGCGGTGCTGTTCGGCAGCAACCTTGGCAACGCGAACTCCCACGAGCCGAAGGACCTGCCGATCCTGGTCGCCGGCGGCGGCTTCAGCCACGGCCAGCACATCGTCCACGAGGGCGGGCACAACGCGCCGCTCTGCAACCTGTACGTGACCTTGTTGCAGTCGATGGGCGTCGAGACGGACTCCTTCGGTCAGAGTTCCGGCACGCTGACCTGGGCCTAG
- a CDS encoding DNA-3-methyladenine glycosylase I, translating to MSGRTRCDWVNDDPLYIAYHDEEWGVPLHDDRRLFEMLVLEGAQAGLSWYTILRKREGYRRAFDEFDPERVARYDEKKVASLLQDPGIVRNRLKVNAAISNARVWLDLRESGVQFSDFLWDFTGGKPVINAWRRLEDVPAATPASEAMSKALKKLGFRFVGPTICYAFMQAVGMVNDHTTTCFRWKECKALAENLR from the coding sequence GTGTCGGGGCGTACACGCTGCGACTGGGTCAACGACGACCCGCTCTACATCGCTTACCACGACGAGGAGTGGGGCGTTCCGCTTCACGACGACCGCCGGCTCTTCGAGATGCTGGTGCTGGAGGGCGCCCAGGCCGGGCTGAGCTGGTACACGATCCTCAGGAAGCGTGAAGGGTACCGGCGCGCGTTCGACGAGTTCGATCCGGAGCGCGTCGCGCGCTACGACGAGAAGAAGGTCGCGTCGCTCCTGCAGGATCCCGGCATCGTGCGCAACCGCCTCAAGGTGAACGCGGCGATCTCGAATGCACGCGTGTGGCTGGACCTCCGCGAATCGGGCGTGCAGTTCTCGGACTTCCTGTGGGACTTCACCGGCGGCAAGCCCGTCATCAACGCCTGGCGCCGGCTCGAGGACGTTCCCGCGGCGACCCCGGCCTCCGAGGCGATGAGCAAGGCGCTCAAGAAGCTCGGATTCCGCTTCGTTGGTCCGACGATCTGCTATGCCTTCATGCAGGCCGTGGGCATGGTGAACGACCACACGACGACGTGCTTTCGATGGAAGGAATGCAAAGCGCTCGCGGAAAACCTGCGCTGA